The Methanococcus voltae PS genome segment GGTGATATTTTGGAAACATTTCTTCAAAAAATAAGACCCGTTTTAGAATATATACCGGAAGTTAAGAGACCTGACAGGGAAATATCATTTAAAGGTAAGCTCTATTGGACAGGAATTGTACTTCTATTATATTTCATATTGGGTACAATAGATGTTTATACTGGCGGTTCGGAAATTCCCGCGCTATTCGACTTTTGGCAAACTGTTACTGCATCAAAAATGGGTACTCTTATCACATTAGGTATTGGTCCTATCGTTACAGCAGGTATCATAATGCAGTTGTTAATTGGTTCTGAACTGGTCAAATTAGATATGTCAAAACCTGATAACAGGGCATTATTCCAAGGTCTCCAAAAAGCATTTGGTATATTCTTATGTTTCTTAGAAGCTGGAATGTTCGTATTAGCAGGAGCTTTTGGGGCACTTACGCCGATGATGTCATTAGCTCTAATATTGCAGTTAGCAATCGGTGCTATATTACTTATTTACCTAGATGAAATTGTTTCAAGATATGGTATAGGTTCAGGTATCGGATTATTCATTGCAGCAGGGGTTTCCCAAACAATATTCGTGGGTGCTTTAGGTCCACAAGGTTATTTATGGAAATTCTTTAGTGCATTAGTTTCAGGAAGTATGGGTCCAGCTTTGGAGTACATATTGCCAATATTGGCTACAATAGCAGTATTCTTTGTTGTTGTATATGCTGAAAGTATTAGGGTTGAAATACCATTAGCTCATGGTAGGGTTAAAGGTGCAGTAGGTAAATACCCAATTAAGTTTATCTACGTTTCAAACTTGCCTGTTATCCTTGCAGCGGCTTTATTTGCAAACTTCCAACTCTGGGGTTTAGTACTCTATAAAATAGGATTCCCATTATTGGGTACTTATTCAAATGGTAGGGCAATAGATGGTATTGCATACTACTTCTCAACACCATATGGTTTATCCAGTGTAATATCTGACCCTATTCACGCAATAGTTTATACATTGTTCTTAATAGGATTTTGTGTATTGTTTGGTTTATTCTGGGTTGAAACTTCCGGACTCGATGCTAAATCAATGGCGCAGAGACTTGGCGGTTTAAATATGGCAATCAAAGGATTTAGGAAAAGTAACAAATCCATTGAAAACAGATTAAAAAGATACATCAAACCAATAACGGTTATGGGTTCAGCATTTGTAGGTCTCCTTGCGGCACTTGCAGACTTTACTGGTGCATTAGGTGGTGGTACTGGGGTATTACTTACAGTATCAATCGTTTACAGGTTCTATGAGCAATTAGTTCAAGAACAACTATCGGATTTACACCCTATGTTATCTAAGATAGTTAAAAAGTAAACTTAAATCCTAATATTTATATATCATAAAGGTAATAAATTATTATCAAATAATAATTTGATACCCCTAATGTTCCCAATTTTAAATTTTTTTATTTTTTTCCAGGTTTTTTTTAAAAATAAGTTTTTTTAATCTATTATATGCAATTTTAATCCTTTTAATGAATTTACGGGTTTTATATA includes the following:
- the secY gene encoding preprotein translocase subunit SecY translates to METFLQKIRPVLEYIPEVKRPDREISFKGKLYWTGIVLLLYFILGTIDVYTGGSEIPALFDFWQTVTASKMGTLITLGIGPIVTAGIIMQLLIGSELVKLDMSKPDNRALFQGLQKAFGIFLCFLEAGMFVLAGAFGALTPMMSLALILQLAIGAILLIYLDEIVSRYGIGSGIGLFIAAGVSQTIFVGALGPQGYLWKFFSALVSGSMGPALEYILPILATIAVFFVVVYAESIRVEIPLAHGRVKGAVGKYPIKFIYVSNLPVILAAALFANFQLWGLVLYKIGFPLLGTYSNGRAIDGIAYYFSTPYGLSSVISDPIHAIVYTLFLIGFCVLFGLFWVETSGLDAKSMAQRLGGLNMAIKGFRKSNKSIENRLKRYIKPITVMGSAFVGLLAALADFTGALGGGTGVLLTVSIVYRFYEQLVQEQLSDLHPMLSKIVKK